Within Conexibacter woesei DSM 14684, the genomic segment CCCCGTATTGCAGGTGATGGCGGCCGGCTTCACCGAGAAGTCCGACGAGCTCGGCTTCGACGGCGAGGTGATGCTGACCGAGGACGCCGACCCGCAGAGAGTGCTCGCGCTCGGCCAGCAGGCGCTCGCGCAGGGCAGCGACGGCATGGTCCTGCAGGCGTTCGACCCGTCGCTGTACCCGCTGATCAAGCAGGCGACCGACCAGGGCGTCCCGGTCGTCGTCACGCACAGCCCCGTCCCCGACGGCGAGAGCCTCGGGCTCAGACAGACGATACGTCCCGACCCCGAGAGATACGGCGCCGAGGCCGCTGCGGCGATCGGCGAGGAGATCGGCGGCAGAGGCGTCGTCGCCGTCACGCAGGGCAGCCTCAACCCGACCGAGAACCTCGCGGCCGAGAGCTTCACGAGAGCGATGGAGGAGCAGTACCCGGACGTGACGGTGCTGAAGTCGCAGGTCGAGGGCTTCGAGCCGGCGGCGGCGATCGCCAGAGCCAGCTCGATCCTGCAGGGCGACAAGGAGATCGTCGCGGCCTTCTCGACGACCGGCGGCGGCGTCAAGACCTGGAGCAGCGCCGCCGACGAGAGCGGTCGCAGACTGGTCGTCGTCGGGATGGACTACACGCGCCCGAACCTCGACCTGGTCAGATCGGGCAGAGCGTTCGCGGTCGTCGCGCAGCCGATCTTCGAGGAGCACGCGCTCGCCGTCGAAGCGCTGCGGGACGTCATCTGCGGCGAGGACGTCGAGGCCGAGGTGCTGCCCGAGTCGCCGATCGTGACGAGAGCGAACGCCGACGAGTACTACGCGATTCTCGACAAGGCAGGGACCTGATCCGCTGAAGCGACCGCCGGCGGGCCGCATGACGCGGCCCGCCGGTCCCCGACCATGACTGCTTCCCAGACGCATCCCAATCCGCACGCGCTCGAGCTGGACTCGATCACGAAGCGCTTCGGCGGCGTGACCGCGCTCGACGACGTGACGCTGCGCGTCCGCCGCGGCGAGGTCCACGGCCTCGTCGGCGAGAACGGCGCCGGCAAGTCGACGCTGCTGAAGATCCTCGACGGCCTCCACCCGTCCGGCTCCTACGACGGCGTCATGCGCGTCGACGGCGAGCCCGTCGAGCTGCACGCGCCGCAGGACGCCCGCGCGCTGGGGATCGCGATCGTGCCGCAGGAGACGAGCGTGATCGACACGCTCTCCGTCGGCGAGAACATCTGCTTCGGCGGCGACGGCCGCGCGCTCGTGAACCCGCGCGAGCTGCAGCGCCGCGCCGCCGCCTTCCTGGCCGAACGCGGCCTGCCGCTCGACGCGCGCATGCCCTGCGGCCACCTCAGCTCCAGCAGCAAGCAGCTCGTGATGATCGCCCGCGCGCTCTACCGCGAGCCGCGCGTGCTGATCCTCGACGAGCCCACCTCGGCGCTGACGCGCGAGGAGACGACGCGGCTGTTGGAGATCGTCCGCCACCTGCGCGACGGCGGCCTGACCGCGATCTTCGTCAGCCACCGGCTCGACGAGGTCGTCGACCTTTGCGACCGCGTCACGGTGCTGCGCGACGGGCGCGTCGTCGACGAGATCGGCCGCGACGAGTTCGACCCCGGCCGCATCATCGGCTCGATGATCGGGCGGCGGCTGACCGAGCTGTATCCGCCGCGCCCGCAGGAGCCGCGCGTCCAGCCGCGCGAGCTGCTGCGGATCGAGGGGCTGAGCGTCAGAGCGCCCGGCCGTGGCGGCGCCTTCGCCGTCGAGGACGTCAGCCTCACCGTCCACGCGGGCGAGATCGTCGGGATCGGCGGCCTCGTCGGCTCCGGCCGCAGCGAGCTGTTGAACGCCGCCTACGGCCACCTGCCCGTCGCCGCCGGGCGGATCGTGCTCGACGGCGAGGAGGTGCGGCCGCGCTCGCCGCGCGCGGCGCTGCAGCTCGGCATCGGCCTCGTGACCGAGGACCGCAAGCGTGCCGGGCTGCTGTTCAACCTCGGCGTGCGCGAGAACGTGACGCTCTCCTACCTGCGCACGCTCGGCCGGTTGGTGATCGACCCCGGCAAGGAGCGCGCCGTCGCACGCGATGCGGTGCAGCGCTTCTCGATCGCGACGCCGTCGGTCGACACGCCGGTCGTCAACCTCAGCGGCGGCAACCAGCAGAAGGTGATGCTCGCCCGCGCGCTCGGCACGCAGCCGAAGGTCCTGCTGCTCGACGAGCCGACGGTCGGCGTCGACGTCGGCGCCAAGGCCGAGATCTACAGGCTGATCGCCGGGCTCGCGGACGCCGGCGTCGCGATCGTCGTCGTCTCCTCGGAGTCGGCCGAGCTGCTGGGGATCTGCGACCGCTTCGTCGTGTTGCGCGACGGGCAGGTGCGCGACCGCTTCGACGTCGCCGACGCGAGCGAGGAGCGGCTGATGGCCGCCGCGATGACGACGGCGGCCGCCGCCGAAGGAGGAGCCGACCGATGAGCCAGCTCGCGATCGAGTCGCCGTCGCCGGAGGAGCGGCGCCCGGCTGCGCGCGGCCCGGCGCCGCTGCGCCGCCTCGCCGCCGTCCAGCAGCCGCTCGCCGTCGTCTTCCCGCTGATCGTCGCGGTGATCGCCTTCGGCCTCGCCAACGACGCCTTCCTCGGCTACGCCAACCTCGTCCTGATCCTCAACACGCTCGCGTTCGTCGGGATCGTCGCCGTCGGCCAGACGCTGCTGATCGCCTGCGGCGAGTTCGACCTGTCGGTCGGCGCCGTCGCGGCGCTGTCGGGCTACGTCGCCGCCGACCTCACGGTCAACAGCGGCTGGCCGCTCGTCGGCGGCTTCGCCGTCGCGTTGCTGATCGGCGTCGCCTTCGGCCTGCTCAACGGCCTCGTCACGACGCGGCTCGGCGTGCCGTCGTTCATCGTCACGATCGGGACGCTGTACATCGGCCGCGGGCTCGTCGACTTCCTCGCGCACGGCATGACGATCTTTCCGCTGCCGGAGGCGTGGAGCGAGTTCGGCTCGACCAAGTTCAACAGAATCAGCGTGATCGTGATCGTGCTGGTCGTGCTCGTTCTGATCGGCGAGTTCACGCTGCGGCGGACGCTGTTCGGCCGCAAGCTGCTGGCGACCGGCGCCAACCCCGAGGCGGCCCGCACGATCGGCATCGACCCGCGGCGCGTGAAGCTGCAGGCGTTCGTGTTGATGGGCGTGCTCGCCGCGGTCGCCGGACTGCTGCAGGCGGCGAGCCTCGGGACCGGCGACCCGGCCGTCGGCCGCTCCTGGGAGCTGATGTCGATCGCCGCCGTCGTGATCGGTGGGACGAGCCTCTTCGGCGGCTCGGCGACCGTCGTCGGCACGCTCGTCGGGATCGTCACGCTGCAGGTGATCTCCAACGGCGTCGTCTCGCTCGGGCTGGAGACCAACTGGCAGACGGTCGTGATCGGCCTGCTGATGATCGTGCTCGTCTCGCTCGACCTGCTGCGCCGCCGCGCGCTGGAGGGACGCTCGTGAGCGCGCCGCGAACCGTCGTGGTGACCGGCGCCGCCGCCGGCATCGGCGAGGCGACCGCTCGGCGGCTGCTCGCCGACGGCTGGCGCGTCGTCGCGCTCGACGTCGACAGCGCGGGGCTCGACGCGCTCGCCGCGGCGGCAGGCGGCGCGCTCGTCCCGCTCGTCGGCGACGTGGCCGAGGTCGCGACGCTGACGGCGGCGGTCGAGACGGCCGGCGACGCGCTCGCCGGCTGGGTCAACAACGCCGCGGTGCAGACCAACGGCCGCTTCGACCAGGAGAGCGACGAGCGGATCGACCGCACGCTGGCGGTCAACCTGAGAGCGCCGCTGCTCGGCTGCCGCGAGGCGGTCCGGGCGTTCCTGCGGCTCGGAGTCGGGGGCGCGATCGTCAACATCTCGTCGATCCACGCGCACGGGACCCTGCCCGGCTGGATCGCCTACGCGGCCGCGAAGGGCGGCGTCGAGGCGCTGACGCGCGGCGTCTGCGTCGAGTACGGGCAGCTCGGCATCCGCTGCAACGCCGTCGCCCCGGGTGCGGTGCTGACCCCCGCCACGCGCGCGGTGCTCGACGCTGCGCCTGACCCGGCCGCCGTGCTGGAGAGCTGGGAGGCGCTGTCCCCGATGCGGCGCGTGCTGACGCCCGAGGACGTTGCGGCCGGCGTCGCGTTCCTGCTGTCGCCGGAGGCGCGCCACCTCAACGGCCACGTGCTGCGGATCGACGGCGGCATGTCGTCGGCGGGCGCGACGCTGCCGCCGCTCGACGGGCTGGAGCGGATCGACGGAAGCGAGGGCACGCGATGAGCGCGCTGGAGATCGTCTCCGCCGAGATCGCGGTCGCCGGGCTCGGCTTCCCCGAGGGGCCGCTCGTGCTCGGGCCCGGCCGCGTCGCGTGGGTCGAGCAGTACCCCGGCCGCGTCGCCGTGCTGGATGACGGGGAGGCGCGCACGCTCGCGCACGTCGGCGGGGCGCCGAACGGCCTCGCGCTCGCGCCTGACGGCCGGATCTTCGTGGCGCAGAACGGCGGCAAGCTCGGCGACTGGCAGTCGCCGCAGCGGCAGCCGCCGTCGATCGTCGCACTCGACCCCGTGAGCGGGGTGGCCGAGGTCGTCACGACCACGGCCGGCGGCCGCCCGCTGCG encodes:
- a CDS encoding ABC transporter permease, giving the protein MSQLAIESPSPEERRPAARGPAPLRRLAAVQQPLAVVFPLIVAVIAFGLANDAFLGYANLVLILNTLAFVGIVAVGQTLLIACGEFDLSVGAVAALSGYVAADLTVNSGWPLVGGFAVALLIGVAFGLLNGLVTTRLGVPSFIVTIGTLYIGRGLVDFLAHGMTIFPLPEAWSEFGSTKFNRISVIVIVLVVLVLIGEFTLRRTLFGRKLLATGANPEAARTIGIDPRRVKLQAFVLMGVLAAVAGLLQAASLGTGDPAVGRSWELMSIAAVVIGGTSLFGGSATVVGTLVGIVTLQVISNGVVSLGLETNWQTVVIGLLMIVLVSLDLLRRRALEGRS
- a CDS encoding sugar ABC transporter substrate-binding protein, whose translation is MARTSFIPRAGLAAGLCALTALFAAGCGDSSDSSSADTSAQAAATSTTGGDAGAKECSVEGKKIQYVGPLKSNPVLQVMAAGFTEKSDELGFDGEVMLTEDADPQRVLALGQQALAQGSDGMVLQAFDPSLYPLIKQATDQGVPVVVTHSPVPDGESLGLRQTIRPDPERYGAEAAAAIGEEIGGRGVVAVTQGSLNPTENLAAESFTRAMEEQYPDVTVLKSQVEGFEPAAAIARASSILQGDKEIVAAFSTTGGGVKTWSSAADESGRRLVVVGMDYTRPNLDLVRSGRAFAVVAQPIFEEHALAVEALRDVICGEDVEAEVLPESPIVTRANADEYYAILDKAGT
- a CDS encoding SDR family NAD(P)-dependent oxidoreductase — translated: MSAPRTVVVTGAAAGIGEATARRLLADGWRVVALDVDSAGLDALAAAAGGALVPLVGDVAEVATLTAAVETAGDALAGWVNNAAVQTNGRFDQESDERIDRTLAVNLRAPLLGCREAVRAFLRLGVGGAIVNISSIHAHGTLPGWIAYAAAKGGVEALTRGVCVEYGQLGIRCNAVAPGAVLTPATRAVLDAAPDPAAVLESWEALSPMRRVLTPEDVAAGVAFLLSPEARHLNGHVLRIDGGMSSAGATLPPLDGLERIDGSEGTR
- a CDS encoding sugar ABC transporter ATP-binding protein; translated protein: MTASQTHPNPHALELDSITKRFGGVTALDDVTLRVRRGEVHGLVGENGAGKSTLLKILDGLHPSGSYDGVMRVDGEPVELHAPQDARALGIAIVPQETSVIDTLSVGENICFGGDGRALVNPRELQRRAAAFLAERGLPLDARMPCGHLSSSSKQLVMIARALYREPRVLILDEPTSALTREETTRLLEIVRHLRDGGLTAIFVSHRLDEVVDLCDRVTVLRDGRVVDEIGRDEFDPGRIIGSMIGRRLTELYPPRPQEPRVQPRELLRIEGLSVRAPGRGGAFAVEDVSLTVHAGEIVGIGGLVGSGRSELLNAAYGHLPVAAGRIVLDGEEVRPRSPRAALQLGIGLVTEDRKRAGLLFNLGVRENVTLSYLRTLGRLVIDPGKERAVARDAVQRFSIATPSVDTPVVNLSGGNQQKVMLARALGTQPKVLLLDEPTVGVDVGAKAEIYRLIAGLADAGVAIVVVSSESAELLGICDRFVVLRDGQVRDRFDVADASEERLMAAAMTTAAAAEGGADR